acccgttaattacacttagagcacgtttttgaccaaaggactcaggcaatgagtcaaatttccggtccatcgttcaccgtaactgttctggggtagccagggcgttacaacttggtatcagagccttgacccagccggaagtgtggccgacggggacgtcgggcccgtaagggggggtgattgtgacagtcaaaatcccgtgatccgtaaggggaaagaccgggaaagctgtgcaatcccacaccgcctggggaaggtcaagtgtaatgattctaagactgtgtaggtatgggactacacagttgaagagggcttaaatggattgatgggtactacctatatcaggaaggtgcatcttcttttcggtagcccatcacttgagaactccatggttaagcgtgcttggcctggagtaatctagggatgggtgacctcctgggaagttttcccaggaagtgtgcgagtgaggacaaagcacgctagaaagacttgtcttggtttgtagggctagtcgtcattccagaaagcagccatagtgacctGGGACGTCACATCTAGGGATttctggagtaaggcgtggttctgggcgggatcgtaCGTGTCTCTTCGGTGGGACAAGATGGTCATTTCAACGGGGATGACAGCTTCACATccgtagaccatggagtaaggagtgtgcctaGTAGATGTCCTTTCGGTGGTCTGGCAAGCCCATAGCATGCGGGGCCACTTGCTCTTACATgcttggagctttttcttcaatgtccctttcaagattttgttgacggcctcTGCCTGCCCATTGTCTTGAGGCTTGgcgactgcggagaagcttttgatgataccatgcctttcacagaaatccgtgaagtggatgctgtcgaactactttccgttgtcggatacaatcttgtAAGGGAGCCCGTACCGACACACGATATTATTGATGAtgaaatccagggccttcttcgaggtgattgtacTCATGGGTTCCGCTTCAACTCATTTGGTATAGTAGTCGACGGCCACGATGGCGTATTTCACCCCTTCCTTCcgggtcgggagcgatcctaccagatcgattccccacaccgcgaaaggccagggactggtcatcaaggttatttctcttggaggggctcgcgggaccttcgcatacctttggcactgctcgcacttgtggacgtaatcaacacagtctttcttcatggttagctagaaatatccttgacgtaggatctttttggatagactgagtccggctgtatggtctccgcagaagccttcgtgcacttcgtgcatgattgcgCTCAGTTCGGTTCCGGACACGCATCTAAGGTAAGGCATGGATAACCCCCTGCGGTAGAGTTTTTCGTCCATCATGATGTATctgtggacctggtactgaagcttcctggctgcggcctTATCTGCTAGCAACCTGCCGGTTGTCAGATAGTGGATAAGGGGCCCCATCTAGGACGCGGAGTGGTCAACAGCGTTGATCGCGGAGACTCAAGATCttggtttggaaactggtatgctcctggtatGCTACATTCATAGAAATCTGATTGTAGattgagtaagcgtccatgaaactcaagatctcgtacccggatgtcgcatccaccatctgatcgatccggGGGAGCgagaagcaatctttagggcaagctttgttgagatccataaaatcgatgcacatcctccaAGTCCCGTTCATCTTTGgcaccagaactgggttggctaGCCATATGGGGTATACAGCTTCGCAGATGAAGTTGATCGACGACAGCTTTTCGacttccagcttgagggcctcggccctctccgttccCAAGGGCCTTCGTTTCTGCCGGACCGTGGTCGCATCTGGGTCGATGTTCAATGCATGGCAGATGATGTTACAGTCGATCCCCGTCATATCTGAATGAGGCTAGGATATCCTAGTTCTTCTTTACTTGGGTGATGATGGCGACTCGGACCTCTGCTGGCAGATTTTTCCCAAATTGGATTACCCTGGTCAAAACagtgtcactaatgcacacctcctcaatctcgtccatgggTTCCAGGACGCGGTCGTCTCCTATCCTCGGGTCCAGCTCGTCCTCTGCCCGAACCATTCTTCCAGTCGGGGGAGGAGGAACGCATCCATCTAACCCTAAGAGAATATTGGGCTAATACATATTATTAATGGTGAACCATAATTTAATGGGTCAATTATAGTCATAAGGGTTCTCTCTGTATCTCTGACGCAATTAGTAACTATTAACTATTTCATATTGGATTTGACATTATTAGACAATCTTATATTAACGAGTGTGGTTATGATATTTATGATTATATTAGTCTACGTAATATTCTAACACTTTCTACCTACTTGTTTGGTAAAAAgagatttattttttctttccgtTGACTTCAGAGTccagtggttttttttttttttaatgataaatatTGGAACGCACCAAATTCAGCTTATTTGACTTTTTTGCCTTTTTATTGGTCTTCTATTTCGTTTTAATAAAAATGCAAATGAAGAGCTCCCAAAACACACTCACCACAGTCACAGAATATGGATATGGCCGTGGTTATGACTCATAAGTCGTTGGCAGTCTTTGATTGGTATCTTGTTTCGTCTTCCTGACTTTATTGCCCAAGTCAATCAGTCTTCGCCTGTgaaattttttttcttccttgAGAGATAGAAAGCTTCTGTAAATTAAGCCAGAATGAAGTAGCTGGGGTTTTAAGCACAACAATTGTTGAGTGAGAAGGAATATTACCCTCCTAGCGTGGTAGAATTCCCGCAGAGAAAGGTTAGTTTTGTTGTTTATGGTAAAATCAAAGTGAAATCAGaaaaaattatttgatttaattctGTATTCTCCAACTAGTCAACACTTGTTCTGTTCATTTCTTTCTACGGTAGTCTTCGGATTAATTTTTCTGATCAAGATTGTAGCGTAGGCTTGGATTTTCTTTTATAGAAAATGCAGTTAGTCCaattgtttagatatttgttCAATTTCTTTAAcagtatgaaaaaaaaattattagaaacACAAACAGTATACgtctttaattgtttttttttgtttacgtATTTAATTGGAAAATGCTTTGGGGCGTTATCACAACTAATACAAGCGAGTAAATTTAATGTTCTGAGATTTACCAGTATTAGTGTTAAGTCCTCTGTAGTAATGCTATGTTTTACTATTTGTTTATTTGTGTTTAAGCTTTGGTGGTTGTACCAAATATTGACTCGAATTGGATGTCCAAAGGAAGCTTCTCTGTATGGACTTCTTAAGTTTCTGTGGTTAATTGCTTGGATAAAGAAACCCCAACCAAATTCAATTTATTAACTTCTTTGCAAATTTTTTTCCCTAATTTTGTTTAGGAATGAAAATGCAGAGCGCCCAAATCACACTcagcactatatatatatatgcttatgACCGTGGACACAAATCATTGGAATTGGAAGACTTTGATTGATATTTTCTTTAGTGTTCTTAACGACATTCGTTGACCAATCATAGTCTGCGCTTGAGTAGCTGATGCAGTTTAAAGCTCAACAATTCATTAGTGAGAAGGAATACTACCCACGTAGCATGGTAGtgtaagaagaaaaagaaagaaaaggtgAGTTGAATTGTTTATGGTAAAAGCAAAGTGAACATAGATTAGTTTATTTAATCTCTGCATTCTACAACTACTCTTGTTCTATTTATTGGCATGGATTGCTTGAGCTGTGCGGGTCCATTATTAGACATAGGTATTCGCTTGTGGGATTGCTCGGCCAAGAGTATGGCTTACTTTCATGAACTTGAAGAGAATATGGTATCCTTGAGTGATGCCATGAATGATCTCAGGAACCTAAACCAAGATGTAAAGAGAAGAGTTGAATTTTCTCAGAGGCAAAACTTGCAGTGTACAAACCAAGTGAAGGGCTGGTTGGAAAATGTGGAAATTATGGAAGAAGAAGTGAATCTAATTCTGCTGAAAGCTCGTGAAGAACACCAAACCCGGAACAACAAATGTCTTGGTGGTTTCTTCAAGGGTGGCTGTTTTAGCCACAAGCTTGGAAAGTTGGTAGCTAGAAGGCTAGATACTGTGAAAAGGCTACTGAACAATGGACAATTTGATGCTGTTTCTGACAAGTTGCCGTGCCCTCCGGTGGATGAGATGCCTATAGAGAGAACAGTGGGCTTGGACTTGACCTTGCGTGAGGTTTGGAGTAGCATCCAGAACAGAAGTGTGGGAATTATTGGCTTGTATGGCATGGGCGGCGTTGGAAAGACGACCCTTTTGAAAAGGATCAACAATGAGTTGTTTGGTACGAGAAATGATTTTGATGTAGTCATTTGGGTTGTGGTATCCAATGAAGCAAGTATAACCAGAATTCAGGATGTTTTTCGTTACAAATTACAGATTCCGGATGAGATATGGAATGCCAATAAAGCAGAAGACAGATCCATAGAAATATACCAGACTTTAAGAGGGAAAAAATTTGTTCTTTTGCTAGATGATGTTTGGAAAAGGTTTGATCTTTTAAAATTTGGTATTCCTATTCCAAACGATGATAATGGGTCCAAAGTAATATTTACGACACGTTCCAAGGAAGTGTGTGGTCACATGGAGGCTGATAGTTGCATTAGAGTTGAGTGCTTAACACAAGAGAAAGCTTTGGATTTATTTTTGGAGAAGGTGGGAAAAGAAGCTCTGAATTCTCATCCAGATATACCACATCTTGCCAAAGTTTTTGCTCAAGAGTGCCAAGGCTTGCCACTTGCTTTGATTACCATTGGGCGTTCCATGGCTAGCAGGAAAAAACTAGAGGATTGGAAACGTGGGATTGAGTTGTTACAGAGCTCCCTATCACATTTTTCAGGGATTGCTGATTATGTTTATCATCTTCTCAAATTTAGCTACGATAGCCTGCCTAGTACTACTCTCCAGTCTTGCTTTCTATATTGTTCCTTGTTTCCAAAGGGCTCTAGTATTGTAAAGAACAGGCTTATTGATATGTGGATTGGGGAGGGTTTTTTTGATGAGTTTGATGACATACGTGATGAACGAAGACAAGCAGAAGAAGCCATTGAAACTTTGAAGCTAGCATGCTTGTTGGAAGAGGGTGATACAGAACAATCTGTGAAGATGCACGATGTGATCCGCAATATGGCCTTGTGGTTAGCTTGCGATCGCGGTCAAAAGAAGAACAAGTTTCTGGTTAGAGAAAATGCAAGGCCAGACAAATTTGCAAAATGGAAAGATGCAGAAAGAATATCATTATGGAGTCAGGAAATTAAAGATGTTGCTGGATTAGTGTTTTGTCCCAAGCTTATTACATTGCTTATAACTAGTACCTTGATTGGAACGTTTCCAAGTGAATTGTATGAAGCCATCCATGCCTTGCGAGTACTTGACTTGTCAGGTAATCAAAGTTTAGATTTGCTACCTGAGGGAATTGCTAGCTTAAAAAATTTGCAATATCTTAATTTGTTTAGAACTGCTTTGAGGACTTTGCCTGTTGATATTAAGAATCAAGAACTTGAGGTGCTTATTACTAAATGATACTTATAGTCTAATTGATATTCCAAGGGAAGTTATATCAAGTCTTTCATATTTGCAAGTGTTTAGTAAATTACAGAGCCCAGGTCAAATGCATTATTGTCCACTGTATGATGAAATAGTCTTATTGGAGGAGTTAGAGCGCTTGGAACACATGGATGACATATGCATCTCCATATTTGATACCCTTTCTGTCCAAAAACTATTGAGCAGTAGTAAGCTACAAAGGTGTATAAGAAACCTTACAATTATGTGGTCTTTCACTACACTCAACTTATCAACTTCATCTCTGAGCAGAATGAATCTGGAGGTTCTTGAGATATGGAATGCTGATACTCTCAGAATTTATCCGGAAAAGCAAAGGATTCAAGAGTCTCTATGCATTGAAAGACTGCGCAACCTTCGTGTTTTGGTGGTTGTTCAGTGTGAAATGCCTGATATGAATTGGCTGGTTTATGCTCCATGCCTTGAGTTTCTTAGAGTCAAAGACTGTTCATCAATTAAACAACTTTTGAATGAAGATTTTGGGGATGAAAGTGCATTCTCATGTCTCACAATGCTACATTTGCAAGACCTTCCGGAGGTGAAGAGCATCATACGTCCACAGCAAGCCTTGGCATTTCCTGTTCTGAAGGAGATCGAAGTGTTGAATTGCTCAAGTCTACTGAAGCTCCCTTTCGATTTCAACAGTGCAAAGGAAAGTTTGATTAAAATTAAAGGACAGAGAGAATGGTGGGAAAAGCTGGTTTGGGATGACAATCATGTTGAGGGTTTCTTCAGTTCAAAATTCGTGTCATTGGATGGAATTGCCACTGGATATGAATGCATTCTCCCAAAACTCTCACTTCCTTCGGATATTTATACACTGCCATCCTTATCTCCCCAAAGTTCATATTATTGAAATCTGTAGAGTTCCAAGTGTAATTTTTTCACATGGAGAAGACATAGAAAAAGAGAGCAGATTTAAAATCTTAAATATTGACTCCAATTGTTGGTCTAAAGAAAGCTACTATGTCTGGATTTCAGTCTCCTGTGGTTGATTGGCTATATAAACACGCACCAATTTCAattaatgtcttttttttttaaaaaaattattagtcttttattttgtttagaCAGCATATGGATATGGCCGTTGGCAGTCTTTGATTGGTATCTTGTTTGTTTCGTCTTCCTACATCCATGTCATAACTACGTAAAAGAACTTATCTATGCAAGAAACTATCTTAGATACAATTATGAAAGTATATCAAAGGCTTGCAAAAGTTACCAAGCTTTTAGAATCAAACTTTATTCATAGGAAGGAGTTTACAAGATTTGAATCAGAAAGATTACAACTGATAACAAAATTTTAACAGAAAAACTAATTGCAACTAACTTGGACAACTAATTAACTAACAGTAAGACTACACTGTTTATCATCCCCCTCAAGCGAAATGGTGTTGTGCACACTTTGAGCTTGGTCTTTAAGTAGAGATAACGTTCAGTAGTCAATGCCTTAGTCAGTACATCTGCAACTTGATCAACAGAGGGGACATATCTCACCTAAAGTTGTTTAGCCAAAATTTGATCTCTGACAAAATGGAGATCAATTTCTATGTGTTTTGATCGTGCATGGAAAACAGGGTTGGCAGCAAATGAGGCAGCGCCTTGATTGTCAACCCATATTACTGGAGCTGTTGGAAGAGAGACACGAAGTTCACTTAAAAGAGAAGAGATCCACTTTACTTCAGCAGCTGTATTAGCTAGAGAACAGAACTCACTTTCAGTACTTGACCGAGCAACAACCTGCTGTTTCTTGGCAGACCAAGAGATgagattttcacctaaaaagacTGCATAGCCTCATGTTGAACGTCTGTCATCAGGACAGCTGAATAAGCATGAAGACAAAGATCAATGGCAGGTTTGTAGAGTAACCCCTCATGTATAGTGCCTTTAAGATACCTTAACAACCGTTTGCAAGCTTCCCAATGTACTGTGGTAGGAGCATGGATAAATTGGCTCAACTTATTGACAATAAAAGCAATGTCGGTCCTGGTTATTGTCAAGTATTGTAGAGCTCCTAGGGTGCTTCTTTACAACTTATGATCAGAAAAATGGTCACCAAGAGTGAGAGATAATTTGTGAGTACAGCTGGTGGGGTTTGGACTTGGCTTGGCACCTTCCATATGAAGTTTGAGCAATATGTCTGTGATATATTTAGACTGTGAGAGATACAATCCAGTAGATGTACGTGCAACTTCAACTCCTAAAAAGTAGTGTAATGGCCCAAGATTCTTGACAGAGAACTCCTTGTTCAAATTGTGAATGAGTTGAGATACTAATAACTCATTAGGACTAGTAACTaagatgtcatcaacatagaccAACAATATAATTAAACTTGCACCAGATCCATAAATGAATAAGGAATTATCTGACCTTGATGCAATAAAACCCTTTTGAAATAAGGTGTGTTTGAGCTTGTCATTCCATGCACAGGGGGGCTGCTTTAAGCCATACAAGACTTTGTTGAGCTTACAAACATGATTTGGCTGATTGATCAATGAAACCTGGAGGTTGTTGCATGTACACCAGCTCTTGTAAGGTACCATTTAGAAAAGCATTACCAACATCCAACTGAGTGATTTGCCAATTTGAAGAAACAGCTAGTGTGAGAACAATTCTTACTGTGGCCGGTTTTACAACTGGAGTAAAAGTCTTAGTATAATCATTACCCGGATTTTGCAAATACCCTTTGGCAACAAGATGAGACTTGTATTTTTCTAAGAAGACATCTGGTTTGATCTTCACTCTAAGGACCCATTTGTTGCCAACTAAATTCATCTGCCTAGTACTATTCTCCAGTCTTGCTTTCTATATTGTTCCTTGTTTCCAAAGGGCTCTAGTATTGTAAAGAACAGGCTTATTGATAAGTGGATTGGGGTGGGGAGGGTTTTTTTGATGAGTTTGATGACATACATGATGAACGAAGACAAGCAGAAGAAGCCATTGAAACTTTGAAGCTAGCATGCTTGTTGGAAGAGGGTGATACAGAACAATCTGTGAAGATGCACGATGTGATCCGTGATATGGCCTTGTGGTTAGCTTGTGATCGCGATCAAAAGAAGAACAAGTTTCTGGTTAGAGAAATTGCAAGGCCAGGCAAATTTGCAAAATGGAAAGATGCAGAAAGAATATCATTATGGAGTCATGAAATCAAAGATCTTGCTGGAGTAATGTTTTGTCCCAAACTTATTACAATGCTTATAACTAGTACCTCGATTGGAACGTTTCCAAGTGAATTGTATGAAGCCATCCATGCCTTGCGAGAACTTGACTTGTCAGGTAATCAAAgtttagatttgctagcttaaAAAATTTGCAATATCTTAATTTGTCTAGAACTGCTTTGAGGACTTTGCCTGTTGATATTAAGAATCTCAAGAAATTGAGGTGCTTCTTACTAAATGATACTTATAGTCTAATTGATATTCCAAGGGAAGTTCTATCAAGTCTTTCATATTTGCAAGTGTTTAGTAAATTACAGAGCCCAGGTCAAATGCATTATTGTCCACTGTATGATGAAATAGTCTTATTGGAGGAGTTAGAGCGCTTGGAACACATGGATGACATATGCATCTCCATATTTGATACCCTTTCTGTCCAAAAACTATTGAGCAGTAGTAAGCTACAAAGGTGTATAAGAAACCTTACAATTATGTGGTCTTTCACTACACTCAACTTATCAACTTCATCTCTGAGCAGAA
This genomic interval from Humulus lupulus chromosome 8, drHumLupu1.1, whole genome shotgun sequence contains the following:
- the LOC133793529 gene encoding disease resistance protein RPS5-like — its product is MDCLSCAGPLLDIGIRLWDCSAKSMAYFHELEENMVSLSDAMNDLRNLNQDVKRRVEFSQRQNLQCTNQVKGWLENVEIMEEEVNLILLKAREEHQTRNNKCLGGFFKGGCFSHKLGKLVARRLDTVKRLLNNGQFDAVSDKLPCPPVDEMPIERTVGLDLTLREVWSSIQNRSVGIIGLYGMGGVGKTTLLKRINNELFGTRNDFDVVIWVVVSNEASITRIQDVFRYKLQIPDEIWNANKAEDRSIEIYQTLRGKKFVLLLDDVWKRFDLLKFGIPIPNDDNGSKVIFTTRSKEVCGHMEADSCIRVECLTQEKALDLFLEKVGKEALNSHPDIPHLAKVFAQECQGLPLALITIGRSMASRKKLEDWKRGIELLQSSLSHFSGIADYVYHLLKFSYDSLPSTTLQSCFLYCSLFPKGSSIVKNRLIDMWIGEGFFDEFDDIRDERRQAEEAIETLKLACLLEEGDTEQSVKMHDVIRNMALWLACDRGQKKNKFLVRENARPDKFAKWKDAERISLWSQEIKDVAGLVFCPKLITLLITSTLIGTFPSELYEAIHALRVLDLSGNQSLDLLPEGIASLKNLQYLNLFRTALRTLPVDIKNQELEVLITKSPGQMHYCPLYDEIVLLEELERLEHMDDICISIFDTLSVQKLLSSSKLQRCIRNLTIMWSFTTLNLSTSSLSRMNLEVLEIWNADTLRIYPEKQRIQESLCIERLRNLRVLVVVQCEMPDMNWLVYAPCLEFLRVKDCSSIKQLLNEDFGDESAFSCLTMLHLQDLPEVKSIIRPQQALAFPVLKEIEVLNCSSLLKLPFDFNSAKESLIKIKGQREWWEKLTAYGYGRWQSLIGILFVSSSYIHVITTQAEEAIETLKLACLLEEGDTEQSVKMHDVIRDMALWLACDRDQKKNKFLVREIARPGKFAKWKDAERISLWSHEIKDLAGVIFASLKNLQYLNLSRTALRTLPVDIKNLKKLRCFLLNDTYSLIDIPREVLSSLSYLQVFSKLQSPGQMHYCPLYDEIVLLEELERLEHMDDICISIFDTLSVQKLLSSSKLQRCIRNLTIMWSFTTLNLSTSSLSRMKHLEVLEIWNADTLRIYPEKQRIQESLCIERLRNLRVLVVVQCELPDMNWLVYAPCLEFLRVKDCSSIKQLLNEDFGDESAFSCLTMLHLQDLPELKSIIRPQQALAFPVLKEIEVMNCPSLMKLPFDFNSAKESLIKIKGQREWLEKLVWDDNHVESFFSSKFVSLDEIVTGNEDSLSSFRYVYTVVPISPKFIFFKFVEFPS